The genome window GGCGGCGGAGTGCACATGGCGCGGGCCTGGGCAGAGCTTCGGGAACTGGCGGAACTGGCGGGTATTCCGGTAGCCACCACCTGTACCGGCAAGGGCGCCATTTCCGAAACGCACCCGCTGGCCATAGGAGTGGTGGGCAACGAGGGTACGCGGTTCACCAACGAGTACGTGGAAGAGGCCGATCTCGTATTCTGGGTGGGCTCGGCCATGGAAGACCTGGAGACCTCGGTTTACACCCGGGGCAGGGGAAAGGGAAAATTGATCTGCGCCAACGTCAGTCCCACCCACATCAATCGCGTGTGGGTGCCCGACGTAGCGTTGATGGGTGACGCCAGGCTGACCCTGCGGAAGTTAGTGCGTGAGATTAGGGGCCGCAATCTTCCCCGGTCGGATTTCCCGGAGCGGTCGCGGGTAAAGGAGTTGCAGGCCCTGAAGCAAGTGTGGGAGAAGGAAATCGAGGAAGAGGTACGGAGCCTCGGCTCCGTTCCTATACACCCGGCGCGTATTGCCAAGGAGATCGACCGGTTGAAGCCGGAGAATCTGGTGCTGGCAGCCGATTCCGCCTTCAACAGTTTTTGGTTCCAGGGCTATCCCTACTTCAAGATCGTAAAGCCCGGCAACAGCATTGCGAAATCCCAATTCTCCTTCATCGGTTTTGCCGCTGCGGCGGCCATCGGCGCCAAGCTGGCCACCGATGACCCGGTGCTGGCAGTGTGCGGCGACGGCGGCTTCCACTTCGTGATGCCGGAATTGGCGACCGCCGTAGAATACCAGATTCCGGTGGTCTTCCTGGTCATGGATAACAACGCCATCGGTTGGATCAAGTACTGGCAGCAGGTGGTACATCAGGAGCGCTATCTGGACACGGACTTCAACCCGCCTATCGACTTCACCACCGTAGCCAAAGCATGCTCCTGCCGGTCCCTGCCCCTGGCCCGCCCCGAGGACATCGCCGAGGTCATGCGGGAAGCTTTCCGTATCACCGCCGAAGGTGAACCGGTGCTGGTTCACGCCCGCGTAGATTGGTCGGCCCGGTGGTGGGGAAGCGACGACGTGGTGAAGGTGTATACCGAGGGGAGAGTTCCGAGACCGGTGTAAGGGCAGAAACCAGGTGCCTACGCCATTTGCACTCCAGTTTTGGGGGCCGGCGCGCGGCCGGGACTGCTTCCGGTCGGGCTGCCGGCCTCTTTTGCTGATGAAGGTAAAAAGTCTTAAGAGGGCGGGCATGGTCCCTCTGTTACGAATACTCGGGCACGACGAGCGATACAGGTCGAGGGCAGGCGCCTAGCCGGAGGCGTGAGCCTGAGGTACAATAGCTAAAGACGCGGCGTTAGCGCAAAGGTCGTGGAGAGGAGGGAGTGCGGTGCGCTTATTGGCACTGGTCTTGGGCGGCAACACTCTTCAGACCTGGATGGTAGCGGCCCTGATAGGCGCGACCGCTCTGGTGGCTCTGTGGTTGGCCAAGAGACTGATTGGCCGGTTTCTTGCGGTCGTGAGTGAGAGAACCAAGAGCGAAACCGAGAGTCTGGCATCCAAAATACTGGCAAGAACGGGCTTTTGGTTTCTCTTGGCCGTTT of Clostridia bacterium contains these proteins:
- a CDS encoding thiamine pyrophosphate-binding protein — encoded protein: MSGRLIREAVVDALIAEGVKYVFGLPGGQMVFTFNDALYDRRDEIRSIMARDERSAGFMACGYAQMSRGPALCYGTLGPGFTNLIGGMCEAYRGSWPVIFLSCSTPRLTAGHGSMQEIPQMQMVASITKWSWHLEVPDQVYWMMRQAFSEACSAPPGPVYIEIPTDMGSTVVEGLQYQKSCRVLGFEPSDEAVAEAVDLLLRAERPVIIAGGGVHMARAWAELRELAELAGIPVATTCTGKGAISETHPLAIGVVGNEGTRFTNEYVEEADLVFWVGSAMEDLETSVYTRGRGKGKLICANVSPTHINRVWVPDVALMGDARLTLRKLVREIRGRNLPRSDFPERSRVKELQALKQVWEKEIEEEVRSLGSVPIHPARIAKEIDRLKPENLVLAADSAFNSFWFQGYPYFKIVKPGNSIAKSQFSFIGFAAAAAIGAKLATDDPVLAVCGDGGFHFVMPELATAVEYQIPVVFLVMDNNAIGWIKYWQQVVHQERYLDTDFNPPIDFTTVAKACSCRSLPLARPEDIAEVMREAFRITAEGEPVLVHARVDWSARWWGSDDVVKVYTEGRVPRPV